A part of Paenibacillus donghaensis genomic DNA contains:
- a CDS encoding MFS transporter, with protein MDAAQGQAAAQSWADRKRFTRIIPMLAVMYLLALICRNNIGYAFDGMSQSFNLSATISGLVGGIFFIGYLLLQIPGGHLAQKVSAKKIITISMVAWGLVCISMGFIQSGGQLLTMRFLLGLSQSMLYPTALILIGKWFPQRERARAIGYWSIGATVSNFIVGPLSGFLVDTFSWKMLFVFQGIPVLIGVFFWIVLIAETPAQAKFLSEKEKAYLEAEFASDAASADQSGSKGGMGLVLKNKFVWLLTAVFLLNNMFNYGLSIWWPTIASSVTGSSYTLVGILSTIAPLLGLLVMFIVSGHSDRTGERKWHAASILIICGIALAVSALTGGAPFVSIAFILIAQGIWGGFSPVFWTIPSIVISSAAIGAATGLINGVGNLGGFVGPYLFGYLIDLTGSTQMGLFFIVGVQLMAGLLLATLRSPKLKTAQQEIQLKNGLKSK; from the coding sequence ATGGATGCAGCTCAAGGTCAGGCCGCTGCCCAAAGCTGGGCCGACCGCAAACGATTTACCCGAATTATCCCAATGCTGGCCGTGATGTATCTGTTGGCACTGATCTGCCGCAACAACATTGGCTACGCTTTCGACGGAATGAGCCAATCTTTCAACTTGTCGGCGACGATTTCCGGTCTGGTGGGAGGTATATTCTTCATTGGATATCTTCTGCTCCAGATTCCTGGCGGCCATCTGGCCCAGAAGGTCAGCGCCAAGAAGATCATTACCATCTCCATGGTGGCGTGGGGGCTTGTATGCATCTCGATGGGCTTCATCCAGAGCGGAGGACAGCTTCTGACCATGCGCTTCCTGCTGGGACTGAGCCAAAGCATGCTGTATCCGACGGCGCTGATCCTGATTGGCAAGTGGTTTCCGCAGCGTGAGCGCGCACGCGCCATCGGCTACTGGTCGATTGGGGCCACCGTGTCCAATTTTATTGTGGGGCCGCTTTCAGGCTTTCTGGTGGACACATTTTCATGGAAGATGCTGTTTGTGTTCCAAGGTATCCCGGTACTGATCGGCGTATTCTTCTGGATCGTGCTAATCGCTGAAACGCCTGCACAGGCGAAATTTCTCAGCGAGAAGGAGAAGGCATATCTGGAGGCTGAATTTGCCAGCGATGCTGCAAGTGCAGATCAGAGTGGCAGCAAGGGCGGCATGGGCCTGGTGCTGAAGAACAAATTCGTCTGGCTGCTGACCGCCGTGTTCCTGCTCAACAACATGTTTAACTATGGCCTGAGCATCTGGTGGCCAACCATTGCCAGTTCGGTGACCGGGTCCAGCTACACCCTCGTCGGCATCTTATCCACGATCGCTCCACTGCTCGGATTACTTGTTATGTTTATTGTATCCGGACACTCGGACCGTACGGGCGAGCGGAAATGGCATGCTGCTTCCATTCTGATTATTTGCGGCATTGCCCTGGCTGTCTCCGCACTGACCGGAGGAGCACCGTTTGTTTCTATTGCCTTTATCTTGATTGCCCAAGGAATCTGGGGTGGATTCAGCCCGGTATTCTGGACGATTCCTTCTATAGTAATCAGCTCGGCGGCGATTGGGGCAGCGACAGGACTCATTAACGGTGTCGGCAATCTGGGCGGCTTCGTCGGCCCTTATCTGTTCGGGTATCTGATTGACCTTACCGGCAGCACCCAAATGGGACTATTCTTCATTGTCGGCGTACAACTGATGGCCGGTCTGCTGCTGGCAACGCTGAGGAGCCCCAAGCTGAAGACGGCACAGCAAGAGATTCAACTGAAGAACGGACTGAAGTCCAAATAA
- a CDS encoding ArsR/SmtB family transcription factor — protein sequence MVYIDKLSAGASIFKALDSPVRISIIEVLTGRNGMNMNELAKYLNLSNGAVTMHIKKLEEAGLVQTFSNYAKNGIQKNCFLVENKILIEFGDNSSNHVYESDLKIGQYSNFQVTPTCGMATKEMIIGEFDNPQVFADPKHIEAGIIWFTTGFLEYRIPNYTAGRKVNEIQISFEIGSEAPYHNNDWPSDIHFTVNGVDIGDWQSPGDIGGIKYSGNPVWWPPHLNQYGFLKLLRINHEGSFIDGRKISAVTIDQLQDKREEEPFVLRFSVDPAGENPRGLTLYGQNFGRYEQGILARVITEP from the coding sequence ATGGTATATATAGACAAGTTATCCGCCGGAGCTTCTATATTCAAGGCTCTTGATTCTCCGGTCCGGATCAGCATCATTGAAGTTCTGACCGGACGCAACGGTATGAATATGAATGAGTTGGCCAAATATCTGAATCTGAGCAACGGCGCGGTCACCATGCATATCAAGAAGCTGGAAGAGGCTGGCCTGGTTCAGACCTTTTCCAATTATGCCAAGAATGGAATTCAGAAGAATTGCTTTCTGGTCGAGAACAAAATCCTGATTGAATTCGGAGACAACAGCAGCAATCACGTATATGAGTCTGATCTTAAGATTGGCCAATACAGCAATTTTCAGGTGACGCCAACTTGCGGCATGGCAACCAAGGAAATGATCATTGGGGAATTTGACAACCCCCAGGTTTTTGCCGATCCGAAGCATATTGAGGCTGGTATCATTTGGTTTACCACCGGTTTTCTTGAATACCGGATTCCCAATTATACCGCAGGGCGTAAAGTGAATGAGATCCAGATTTCTTTCGAAATTGGCTCTGAAGCGCCTTACCATAATAATGACTGGCCGTCGGATATTCATTTCACTGTCAATGGCGTGGATATCGGTGATTGGCAGAGCCCCGGAGATATCGGCGGCATCAAGTACAGCGGCAATCCGGTCTGGTGGCCGCCCCATCTGAACCAGTATGGCTTTCTGAAGCTGCTTCGCATCAATCACGAGGGCTCTTTTATTGACGGACGTAAAATTTCTGCTGTCACCATTGACCAGCTTCAGGACAAACGCGAGGAGGAGCCATTTGTCCTCCGCTTCAGCGTTGATCCCGCAGGTGAGAATCCGCGCGGGCTCACGTTATACGGACAGAACTTCGGACGCTACGAACAAGGAATTCTCGCCCGTGTGATAACCGAACCCTAA
- a CDS encoding ABC transporter permease, whose product MDSSLWEQITDYFTTDTGAYLLSVKEHIIISALALIVSALLGIILGYLCAERKKYEKWMVSIFQVLRIVPSLAILFLLIPVMGTGFQPAMIALILLAIPSILMNTVSGLEEVPAFMLETAYGVGMSDWQVLWKVKLPLAAPLILTGIKTAAIEIVASATLAAKIGAGGLGSIIFTGLGLNRIDLLLIGGISVAVLSIAAGLILDSAEKWLFKYKFTGK is encoded by the coding sequence TTGGACAGCAGCTTATGGGAGCAGATTACGGATTATTTTACAACCGACACAGGTGCTTACTTGCTCTCCGTAAAAGAGCACATCATCATCAGCGCGTTGGCTTTAATAGTCTCGGCATTGCTTGGAATCATTTTGGGGTATTTGTGCGCGGAACGCAAAAAATACGAAAAATGGATGGTCTCCATATTTCAGGTTTTGCGGATCGTCCCAAGTCTGGCGATCCTCTTTCTGTTGATCCCTGTGATGGGGACAGGGTTTCAGCCGGCGATGATAGCACTGATCTTACTCGCCATTCCGTCGATTCTGATGAACACTGTTTCCGGCTTGGAAGAGGTGCCCGCGTTTATGCTGGAAACAGCTTACGGGGTAGGGATGTCGGATTGGCAGGTGCTGTGGAAGGTTAAGCTTCCGTTAGCTGCGCCGCTGATTCTGACCGGAATCAAAACAGCTGCAATTGAGATCGTGGCGAGCGCGACCCTAGCCGCAAAGATCGGTGCCGGGGGTCTTGGGAGCATTATTTTTACAGGTCTTGGCCTAAACCGAATCGACTTACTCCTGATTGGCGGTATATCGGTTGCCGTGCTGTCCATTGCCGCCGGGCTCATCCTAGACAGTGCTGAGAAATGGTTATTCAAATATAAATTCACCGGAAAGTAG
- a CDS encoding glycine betaine ABC transporter substrate-binding protein — translation MERKTKSFTAVAIVLLLMLTLAACGSQNKEEGGKPTLRVGSKDFTENLLVGELYALALEDAGYQVERVFNIAGSVIHTSLVNNEVDLYPEYTGTGLLTILKKLLMTDPEEVYNTVKEAYEEQFQVTWLDYSKANDGAGLVVRTAVSKELGITTISDLQKHASELRFASQGEVDQREDGIPALEKVYGPLKWKSSKVYDNSLKYEVLSNKEADVAPAYTTEGMLVNTDEFTLLEDDKQVWPPYNLAPVVRDEILNANPDIAEVINEVSAALDTQTITALNAKVDVDKEEYEDVAKEFHDSIK, via the coding sequence ATGGAGAGAAAAACAAAGTCATTCACAGCAGTTGCAATTGTTCTACTATTAATGCTTACGCTGGCCGCTTGTGGCAGCCAGAACAAGGAAGAAGGCGGCAAGCCGACCCTACGTGTCGGGAGTAAAGACTTTACAGAAAATTTACTGGTTGGTGAATTGTATGCTTTGGCGTTGGAAGATGCAGGATACCAAGTCGAGAGAGTCTTCAACATTGCAGGTTCCGTCATTCACACCTCGCTTGTTAATAATGAAGTTGATCTATATCCCGAATACACAGGGACAGGCTTGTTAACCATTCTTAAAAAGCTTCTGATGACCGATCCCGAGGAAGTTTACAATACCGTGAAAGAAGCCTATGAAGAGCAGTTCCAGGTTACTTGGCTGGATTATTCTAAAGCTAACGACGGAGCCGGGCTGGTTGTCCGCACTGCTGTATCCAAGGAGCTGGGGATTACAACGATTTCTGATTTGCAGAAGCATGCCAGTGAACTGCGGTTTGCTTCACAAGGTGAAGTGGATCAGCGCGAAGACGGCATCCCGGCGCTGGAGAAGGTCTATGGTCCGCTGAAGTGGAAGTCATCGAAGGTGTATGATAACAGTTTGAAATATGAGGTGCTTTCTAACAAGGAAGCAGATGTTGCGCCGGCTTATACAACAGAAGGCATGCTGGTGAATACGGATGAATTCACACTGCTTGAAGACGACAAGCAGGTATGGCCGCCTTATAACTTGGCTCCGGTTGTACGTGACGAAATATTGAATGCTAACCCGGATATTGCGGAAGTCATTAACGAGGTAAGCGCTGCGCTGGATACCCAAACGATAACAGCCTTGAACGCAAAAGTGGATGTGGACAAGGAAGAATATGAAGATGTGGCCAAGGAGTTTCACGATTCTATTAAATAA
- a CDS encoding ABC transporter ATP-binding protein, translating into MAQTAIEISNVSKKYNQSGYYAVDHVSLSIEEGEFITILGSSGSGKTTLLKMINRLYEPDEGSITLFGEDIRALNPVTVRRRIGYVIQQVGLFPHMTIRQNVAAVPKLLKWNTTKIEARVDELMTLVGLEPAEFKSRYPSQLSGGQQQRIGLARALASDPKIMLLDEPFGAIDAITRMNLQDELLRIHGGLKKTLLFVTHDINEAFKLGNRVIVMDKGRVCQFDTPKNIVSFPADGFVSSLIASSREQEKFWEGLD; encoded by the coding sequence ATGGCACAGACTGCGATCGAAATCAGCAATGTGAGCAAGAAATATAATCAATCCGGTTATTACGCGGTGGATCATGTAAGTCTGTCCATTGAAGAGGGGGAGTTCATTACCATTCTGGGCTCCTCGGGTTCCGGCAAAACTACATTGCTGAAAATGATTAACCGTCTGTATGAACCGGACGAGGGGAGCATTACCCTTTTTGGAGAAGATATTAGAGCTCTCAATCCAGTTACGGTAAGAAGACGCATCGGTTATGTCATTCAGCAGGTGGGCCTGTTCCCGCATATGACCATCAGACAGAATGTTGCTGCTGTGCCTAAACTCTTAAAGTGGAATACAACAAAGATTGAAGCAAGAGTAGATGAATTAATGACACTCGTCGGACTGGAACCAGCGGAGTTTAAGAGCCGTTATCCTTCCCAGTTGTCAGGCGGCCAACAACAAAGAATCGGCTTGGCAAGAGCACTTGCGTCAGATCCGAAGATCATGCTGCTGGATGAGCCTTTTGGTGCAATAGATGCCATAACCCGGATGAATTTGCAGGATGAACTATTGCGTATTCACGGAGGGCTTAAGAAAACCTTGCTGTTCGTGACCCATGATATCAATGAAGCATTTAAATTGGGGAACCGGGTTATTGTTATGGACAAAGGCCGGGTCTGTCAATTCGATACGCCAAAGAATATTGTATCCTTCCCTGCAGACGGCTTCGTATCCTCCTTAATTGCTTCTTCCCGTGAGCAGGAGAAGTTCTGGGAGGGGTTAGATTGA